One Ktedonobacteraceae bacterium genomic region harbors:
- a CDS encoding sigma-70 family RNA polymerase sigma factor, producing the protein MEQEVMFEADKPAEPEREAVQETDLNSLAQSDSLRLYLREISRISLLSAAKETYLAERAEQGDKDARNQLIEANLRLVVSIAKKYVGQGLSLEDLIGEGNIGLIRAVTKFDYRKGFRFSTYATWWIKQAITRAILEGTRVVRLPVYIMEEVMRVKRMTRQLYQELGREPTPENIGERLGMTPERVSELLIWAEKVFSLDAPLSEEEENTLGDIIEDMRERGPVELTDRQLLHEEIRKVLTHLTLRERQVIELRFGLVDDHDHTLEEVGKKLKVTRERVRQIEERAIRKLRHPQASRILKDYLD; encoded by the coding sequence TTGGAACAAGAAGTCATGTTTGAAGCCGACAAACCAGCGGAGCCAGAACGCGAGGCTGTGCAGGAAACAGACTTGAATAGCCTGGCGCAAAGTGACAGTTTGCGCCTGTACCTGCGCGAGATTTCGCGTATTTCGCTGCTCTCAGCAGCAAAGGAAACCTATCTTGCTGAACGGGCGGAGCAGGGGGATAAGGATGCGCGTAACCAGCTGATTGAGGCCAACTTACGACTGGTTGTGAGCATTGCGAAGAAGTATGTGGGGCAGGGGCTGTCGCTGGAGGACTTGATTGGTGAGGGAAATATCGGGTTGATCCGGGCTGTGACAAAGTTTGACTACCGGAAAGGCTTCCGATTCTCTACCTATGCGACATGGTGGATCAAGCAGGCAATTACACGCGCTATCCTGGAGGGAACGCGTGTAGTGCGATTGCCTGTGTATATAATGGAAGAAGTTATGCGCGTGAAACGCATGACGCGGCAGCTCTACCAGGAATTAGGACGTGAGCCGACGCCTGAAAATATTGGCGAGCGGCTGGGCATGACTCCAGAACGGGTGAGCGAGCTGCTTATATGGGCCGAGAAAGTTTTCTCGCTGGATGCGCCTCTCTCCGAAGAAGAGGAAAATACGCTGGGCGACATCATCGAGGATATGCGCGAGCGCGGGCCGGTTGAGTTGACGGACAGGCAACTGCTGCACGAGGAGATCCGGAAAGTGCTCACTCACCTGACCCTGCGCGAGCGACAGGTGATCGAGTTGCGCTTCGGCCTCGTAGACGACCACGACCATACGCTAGAAGAGGTGGGGAAGAAGTTGAAAGTGACGCGCGAACGAGTGCGCCAGATCGAGGAACGCGCTATTCGTAAGCTACGCCATCCTCAAGCCAGCCGGATTCTTAAAGATTACCTTGATTAA
- a CDS encoding Tex family protein, producing the protein MATEEKTGQGTTPEEALSISELAQPLSKELNLNSGQIARTIVLLDEGNTIPFIARYRKEVTGSLDEVQIQSIADRAATLRALHERKADVRRLIDAQGKLTPELAAAILAATTLQEVEDLYLPYRPKRKTRASIAREKGLAALADIILQQLELKGPVEPILEEYARPYLDAEKGVDTSLEAYAGARDIVAEIIAEDANVRGSMRAAFFKQATLTAKVADAEKITEKDPNGVYQLYYDFNESVTKLVPHRVLALNRAEREEVLRVSVTLPYEQAQSEITRYYPIKAISPFAEQLAQAMEDGYKRLLAPAMEREVRVELTRQAEEHAINIFAANLRNLLLQPPLRGRKVLGIDPGYRTGCKLAVVDETGKYLDSDTLYLHQPEKAQQTLRKLLTQYNIDVIAIGNGTASRETEQLVAGLIRELEQETGRHGQIGYVIVNEAGASVYSASEAARQEFPTLDATQRGTISIARRLQDPLAELVKIDPKSIGVGLYQHDVDQKELATMLDRVVVSCVNFAGVEVNSASAALLKHVSGINARVASAIVKYREQHGPFKSREELQKVSGLGPATFVQAAGFLKIANGIELLDNTFIHPESYAAARALLAMLPSSDDEKGKTLKPAERIAQFRQFIKLQSSLGRTNRKGSGDGEQATWSEIAKKIGVGLPTLNDILENLEKPGLDPRDALPAPILRHDVLKMEDLETGMILQGTVRNVVDFGAFVDIGVKQDGLVHISEMADRYVKDPLSVVAVGQVVQVRVLKVDRQRGRVQLSMRGVGK; encoded by the coding sequence TTGGCCACCGAAGAGAAAACAGGCCAGGGAACCACTCCTGAAGAGGCGCTGTCCATATCCGAACTTGCGCAGCCCCTCAGCAAGGAACTCAACCTCAACAGCGGGCAGATAGCCCGCACCATCGTTCTCCTCGACGAGGGGAACACCATCCCTTTCATTGCCCGGTACCGCAAAGAAGTGACCGGGAGCCTGGATGAAGTACAAATCCAGTCCATCGCTGACCGGGCCGCGACCCTGCGCGCCCTGCACGAACGCAAAGCCGACGTGCGCAGGCTCATAGACGCCCAGGGCAAACTCACCCCGGAACTGGCCGCTGCCATCCTGGCTGCTACTACGCTGCAAGAAGTTGAAGACCTCTACCTGCCCTATCGTCCAAAACGCAAAACCCGCGCCAGCATCGCGCGCGAGAAAGGGCTGGCTGCACTCGCGGACATCATCCTGCAACAACTCGAACTCAAAGGCCCGGTTGAACCCATCCTCGAAGAATATGCCCGGCCTTACCTTGATGCCGAAAAAGGCGTCGATACCAGCCTCGAAGCCTACGCCGGAGCGCGAGATATCGTGGCCGAGATCATTGCCGAAGATGCTAATGTGCGCGGCAGCATGCGCGCAGCCTTCTTCAAACAAGCAACGCTCACCGCTAAAGTGGCCGATGCCGAAAAGATCACTGAGAAGGACCCCAATGGCGTCTACCAGCTCTATTACGACTTCAACGAAAGTGTCACCAAACTCGTCCCTCACCGCGTGCTGGCACTGAACCGCGCCGAGCGAGAAGAAGTATTGCGCGTCAGCGTTACCTTGCCGTATGAGCAGGCGCAAAGCGAGATCACGCGGTATTATCCCATCAAGGCCATATCGCCTTTCGCGGAACAACTCGCGCAGGCGATGGAGGACGGCTACAAACGCCTGTTGGCTCCTGCCATGGAACGCGAGGTGCGCGTAGAACTCACGCGCCAGGCCGAAGAACACGCCATCAACATCTTCGCCGCCAACCTGCGCAACCTGCTGTTGCAACCACCCCTACGCGGGCGCAAAGTCCTGGGCATCGACCCTGGCTATCGCACCGGCTGCAAGCTCGCCGTCGTCGACGAAACCGGCAAATATCTCGACTCCGACACTCTCTACCTGCACCAGCCCGAAAAGGCGCAGCAAACCCTGCGCAAACTGCTCACCCAATACAACATCGATGTCATCGCTATCGGCAACGGCACCGCCTCGCGCGAAACAGAGCAACTCGTCGCCGGATTGATTCGCGAACTCGAACAGGAAACGGGAAGGCATGGGCAGATAGGTTACGTTATCGTCAACGAGGCCGGAGCCTCCGTCTATTCCGCCTCGGAAGCGGCACGCCAGGAATTTCCGACCCTTGATGCTACGCAGCGCGGCACTATCTCCATTGCCCGCCGCTTGCAAGACCCACTGGCCGAACTGGTCAAGATCGACCCCAAGTCCATCGGTGTTGGCCTCTACCAGCACGACGTTGACCAGAAGGAACTGGCAACCATGCTTGATCGCGTCGTTGTCTCCTGCGTCAACTTCGCCGGTGTCGAGGTCAATTCGGCCTCTGCTGCATTACTCAAGCACGTTTCTGGCATCAACGCCCGCGTCGCCTCCGCCATCGTCAAATACCGCGAGCAGCACGGCCCATTCAAATCGCGCGAAGAGTTGCAAAAAGTGTCCGGACTCGGTCCCGCAACGTTTGTCCAGGCGGCAGGCTTCCTCAAAATCGCCAACGGCATAGAACTCCTCGACAACACCTTCATCCACCCGGAGAGCTACGCCGCTGCCCGCGCCCTGCTTGCCATGTTGCCATCCAGCGATGATGAGAAGGGCAAAACCCTGAAACCTGCCGAGCGCATCGCGCAGTTCCGCCAGTTCATCAAACTGCAAAGCAGCCTGGGACGTACCAACCGCAAAGGCAGCGGCGATGGCGAACAGGCCACCTGGAGCGAGATCGCCAAAAAAATCGGCGTCGGCCTTCCCACTCTCAACGACATCCTCGAGAACCTGGAAAAGCCTGGTCTTGACCCTCGCGATGCTCTGCCCGCGCCCATTTTGCGCCACGATGTGCTGAAGATGGAGGACTTAGAGACCGGCATGATCTTGCAGGGTACCGTCCGCAACGTGGTGGATTTTGGCGCCTTCGTCGATATCGGCGTCAAGCAGGATGGCCTGGTGCATATTTCCGAGATGGCGGATAGGTATGTGAAAGACCCACTAAGCGTGGTTGCCGTCGGGCAGGTGGTGCAGGTGCGCGTGCTGAAGGTGGATAGGCAGCGAGGGAGAGTGCAATTGAGTATGAGGGGGGTGGGGAAGTAG
- a CDS encoding serine/threonine-protein kinase produces MAETQPLPSGVLIGGHYRVGTLINTGGFGSVYRGIDTSEGDRPCAIKETYDVTPAARRQALMEAAILFTIKSKHLPQVYDAFEDNGRFYLVMQLIEGENLLQLLNRRGKPCSEQEVLTWLLPIMDVLQELHSRSAPVMHRDIKPANIILTPDQTAVLVDFGLTKLYDPTKETSTLVRAVSEGFSPVEQYIGKTSPQSDIYALAATMYFLLTQTTPPASIDRSVQDSLIPPRLLNPLISPRVESALLKALAIDPDQRFQSMQEFARALREPAFHAYADATIADRSIQAVSGIAPNPRAGIVNSYPAPYSSSFNHYQSNQYQVPAYQSTPPSPVYPVAATPRPGTVPVQPKVKRAQAPIIVHLPSAFNQGCLWGLLQGVLSALIVLFLRQEVFFYLALLEGFLFYLLSGFFTVRKGGGTYRGALAGFWAGISSTIIFWLVFPFLLLILIARRIQLDTASANKRGVVLNFNKEFSQALQAVAPVLPSNHSTTQAPTTGIIIYLGGGLLCAILLGLLGGFLGKRSYRRRYSV; encoded by the coding sequence TTGGCTGAAACACAACCATTACCTTCAGGGGTATTGATTGGTGGGCACTACAGAGTTGGTACCCTTATCAATACAGGCGGATTCGGTTCCGTTTACCGGGGAATTGATACCAGCGAGGGAGACCGCCCATGCGCTATCAAAGAGACCTATGATGTGACACCTGCTGCCCGTCGCCAGGCATTGATGGAGGCAGCGATTCTTTTCACTATCAAAAGCAAACATCTCCCCCAGGTCTATGATGCTTTTGAGGACAACGGGCGTTTTTATCTGGTTATGCAACTCATCGAGGGGGAAAATTTGTTGCAGTTGCTCAACCGGCGTGGTAAGCCTTGTAGCGAGCAAGAAGTTCTTACCTGGCTGCTTCCCATCATGGACGTGCTACAAGAACTGCATAGCCGTAGCGCCCCCGTCATGCATCGCGACATTAAACCGGCCAATATCATTCTCACTCCCGACCAGACCGCGGTGCTGGTCGATTTTGGGCTGACGAAGCTCTATGATCCCACGAAAGAGACATCTACCCTCGTTCGCGCTGTTTCGGAGGGCTTCAGTCCTGTTGAACAGTATATCGGCAAGACCAGCCCGCAATCAGATATCTATGCGCTGGCAGCGACCATGTATTTCTTGCTTACACAAACAACCCCTCCTGCCTCGATTGACCGCAGCGTGCAAGATTCGTTGATTCCCCCGCGTTTACTAAACCCTCTGATCTCTCCCAGGGTAGAGAGTGCGCTGCTCAAAGCTCTCGCTATTGACCCGGATCAACGTTTTCAAAGCATGCAAGAATTTGCCAGGGCATTACGCGAGCCAGCATTTCATGCTTACGCGGATGCGACTATTGCTGATCGGAGCATACAGGCTGTTTCTGGAATTGCTCCGAATCCTCGTGCCGGAATTGTCAACTCATACCCCGCGCCTTATTCCTCCTCGTTTAATCATTATCAATCCAACCAGTACCAGGTTCCTGCATACCAATCAACGCCGCCATCGCCTGTTTATCCGGTAGCGGCAACACCCAGACCTGGAACAGTTCCTGTCCAGCCGAAAGTGAAACGGGCCCAGGCTCCCATTATCGTGCATTTACCGAGCGCTTTCAACCAGGGTTGTCTCTGGGGCCTGCTCCAGGGTGTCTTATCCGCACTCATCGTGCTGTTCCTGCGCCAGGAGGTATTCTTTTATCTTGCTCTGCTGGAAGGATTTCTTTTCTACCTGCTCTCCGGTTTCTTCACCGTTCGTAAGGGAGGAGGCACGTACCGTGGAGCTTTGGCCGGGTTCTGGGCTGGCATTAGCAGCACCATCATCTTCTGGCTCGTATTTCCTTTCCTCCTGCTGATCTTGATTGCCCGGCGCATTCAACTCGATACTGCCAGCGCGAATAAGCGCGGCGTTGTGCTGAACTTCAACAAAGAATTCTCCCAGGCGCTGCAAGCGGTCGCGCCTGTTCTACCCAGCAATCATTCGACAACGCAGGCTCCCACAACGGGTATAATCATTTATCTCGGCGGCGGCCTGCTCTGTGCAATACTACTAGGACTGCTCGGTGGCTTCCTGGGAAAGCGCTCCTACAGGAGACGTTATTCCGTCTAA
- a CDS encoding serine/threonine-protein kinase translates to MNELAGQSLGGYLLEEEIGHGSMGMVYRGKQIALGREVAIKVLPRTLAKDASYVARFIREAQIIAGLNHPNIVQIYDAGQQRGLLYFVMEYVQGPTIGSLLQIDGMMPQYLAAEYGAQIADALDFAYKERNVIHRDIKPENLMLDRWGKIKVMDFGLARAPGHQQITMAKTLVGSLYYSSPEQVWGQTLDNRSDIYALGVVLYEMVTGQRPFTGRTLTELTQAIVGGVLQPPSTINPEVAPDFERIILTAMARNRDNRYTDAGSMAQELRALQLRTPGAIFTPTSLGSGGPPTSGGPFEASPFSPAQPQIRRDGIVVRPPKRPQATRPSYLDLEATHPLPGEVQEQTGEMSPQGSERAPVKLDKQDEYQRPPAISNETVRGSEELPTGPLEPVMHPDAPGKRAEQKDDATNQSEGRRTLWQRIFHKGG, encoded by the coding sequence ATGAACGAATTGGCCGGTCAGAGCCTTGGTGGATATTTGTTGGAAGAAGAGATTGGACACGGCTCCATGGGGATGGTATACCGGGGCAAACAAATTGCGCTTGGGCGTGAGGTTGCCATCAAAGTGCTGCCACGCACATTGGCGAAAGATGCCTCCTATGTAGCGCGATTCATCCGGGAAGCACAGATCATCGCGGGACTGAATCATCCAAATATTGTGCAAATCTATGACGCGGGACAGCAAAGAGGCCTCCTCTACTTCGTGATGGAGTATGTGCAGGGGCCAACGATAGGGAGCCTGCTGCAAATCGACGGCATGATGCCACAATACCTGGCAGCAGAGTATGGGGCCCAGATCGCTGATGCGCTGGATTTTGCCTACAAAGAGCGCAACGTAATTCACCGCGATATCAAGCCGGAGAATCTGATGCTGGATCGCTGGGGCAAAATCAAAGTGATGGACTTTGGACTTGCACGCGCGCCAGGACACCAGCAAATTACGATGGCGAAGACACTGGTAGGCAGCCTGTATTACTCCTCACCTGAACAGGTCTGGGGACAAACGCTGGACAACCGCAGCGATATCTACGCGCTCGGTGTAGTACTCTACGAAATGGTGACCGGCCAGCGGCCTTTTACGGGCCGGACACTGACCGAATTGACGCAGGCCATCGTAGGAGGCGTCCTCCAGCCACCGAGCACGATCAATCCAGAGGTTGCTCCTGACTTCGAACGCATTATTTTGACCGCCATGGCCAGGAATCGCGACAATCGCTACACGGACGCGGGATCAATGGCACAAGAACTACGCGCCCTCCAATTGCGAACGCCAGGAGCGATTTTTACTCCTACTTCTTTGGGATCAGGAGGGCCGCCAACCAGCGGTGGCCCATTTGAGGCCAGCCCATTTTCTCCAGCACAGCCACAAATACGGCGTGATGGCATTGTTGTTCGTCCACCTAAGCGGCCTCAGGCGACGCGGCCTTCTTACCTGGACCTGGAAGCGACGCACCCATTGCCAGGAGAGGTTCAAGAGCAAACAGGGGAGATGAGCCCGCAAGGAAGCGAGAGAGCGCCGGTGAAACTGGATAAACAGGATGAATATCAACGCCCGCCGGCAATATCGAATGAGACGGTGAGAGGAAGTGAAGAACTTCCTACTGGCCCCCTTGAACCCGTAATGCACCCAGATGCACCAGGTAAACGAGCCGAACAGAAAGATGATGCTACGAATCAGTCAGAGGGACGAAGAACGCTGTGGCAGCGAATATTTCATAAGGGGGGATAG
- a CDS encoding YsnF/AvaK domain-containing protein, which produces MTTTGNPIVAAIFQTEDQARQAMNDLQQAGFSNDQIRYSVHRGGTGITDSLMNLGLSQQDANFYNSQFEAGKTIVTVNTNDRQQEACNILTQDGGQSANANYGTTMGTTAQTASNRVANNVDQAAKNVAQTASATTGQGANAVTGNQTESVQLREEQLQVNKQPVQTGEVGLRKEVVTEQQTINVPVNREEVVIEKRPVSGQPTDQPIGEGETIRVPVSEEQVNVTKQTVPTGEVAIGKRQVQDTQQVSDTVRREEAHLVQEGDVDVEGDNIQDVTDRQP; this is translated from the coding sequence GTGACAACGACAGGAAACCCGATTGTTGCAGCAATTTTTCAAACCGAGGATCAGGCCAGGCAGGCTATGAATGACCTCCAGCAGGCTGGATTTAGCAATGACCAGATCCGCTATTCCGTACACCGGGGTGGAACCGGGATCACCGATTCCCTCATGAATTTAGGACTTTCACAACAAGACGCTAATTTCTATAACAGTCAGTTTGAAGCTGGAAAGACCATCGTTACTGTCAACACAAATGATCGCCAGCAGGAAGCCTGCAATATTCTAACGCAAGATGGCGGACAGAGCGCCAATGCGAACTACGGCACAACAATGGGTACAACTGCACAGACCGCGAGTAATCGGGTTGCGAACAATGTTGACCAGGCCGCGAAGAATGTTGCCCAAACAGCGAGTGCTACGACCGGCCAGGGCGCGAATGCTGTTACCGGTAATCAGACCGAAAGCGTACAGCTACGCGAGGAGCAGTTGCAGGTGAACAAGCAACCGGTACAAACCGGCGAGGTTGGACTACGAAAAGAGGTCGTCACCGAGCAACAAACCATCAATGTTCCGGTGAACCGCGAGGAAGTGGTCATCGAGAAGCGTCCTGTTTCTGGCCAGCCCACCGATCAACCAATTGGCGAGGGTGAGACCATTCGCGTACCGGTAAGCGAGGAACAGGTCAATGTCACGAAGCAGACGGTGCCGACCGGCGAGGTCGCTATCGGCAAGCGCCAGGTGCAAGATACCCAGCAGGTTTCAGATACAGTGCGCCGCGAGGAGGCTCATCTGGTACAGGAAGGCGACGTTGATGTTGAGGGCGACAACATTCAAGATGTAACCGACCGGCAGCCATAA